The genomic window TTCTCTCCGAGGTATCTGCCCGACCACTTCGCCCCACCGAGGAAAATAAGCAGTTCTCCCCTTTTTTTGTAGTACTGGTAGCTGTTCATCAGCTGGTTCCACTCAGGGCTGCCCCACTGCGGCCTTCTGACCCCGATACCGCTCGTGGTGGCCGCACCAGTCCAGATGGCGATTTTGTCCGCCTCGATGTATAGATAGCCCGCACTGGCGGGATCGTAGAGGCGAATCTTCATCCCGAAGGGGTTTTTGAGCTCACACTTGTCTTTGCAGTAGATGTCAACCTGAAGGGCATCGTAGACGGAGAGGTTGTAGGAGACGACTGTGTGCTTTTCTATCGCCTCTGCGCGGCTCCAGATGCCTATGAAGTCTTCCTCGGGGGTGTTTGCAGGAGATCCGGGCACGGGCGGTGTTGCGCCGGGAACAACACCCTTCTCGCGGACGAACAGGCCAAAACCGACCGCAAGTGTGGCGGCCACGATCACGATGATATACTTCCAGTTCATTGTTTTCACCAGAATCTATGGTGAAGAAAAGTGTTTAAGGCTCGAATCGCTTCCGGCCGGGGTTTTTTATTTATATAAAAAAACTCTGCAAGAAAGAGAAAAAGGTCAGTTGTTCGGAACGAGGGATATGAAGTTGACTTTGATGTGTACCGGCCGAGAATCCCAGCTTTCTGCGGGGGAAATGCTAACTCTGTTGTAACCCGATGTAGAACTTGCGGCTGGTACGAATTCAATATACATTGGCGCTGTGGTATTATCGTCGCTATATGTCGCATAAACCTGCACGAGTATGAATATACTATTGTTTTCAGAAGTCATTGGCGCGAGACTGGGGTTCACGAATTCAAGTGAGTAGAGTTGCGATGGGTCAACTTGAAGCTCAAGCTCGAACGGCTCGGCATATGTGCGCCTTTCGTCGATATTTAAAGTCTCATTGTTCACACCTACCCAGTTAATCGAAGATACACCCGATGCCGTCGCAGATGGGTCATCTACGAAAATTTCAAGCCCGCTGTCCGTCGTTGTGTCAAATTCGGTTGTGCTAAAATATGCTGTATAATACTGTAGCATTAACGGGTCGTTCAGCCAGCTCCTATCGATGTCGCCCCCTTCCCCATCGGCGGTGCTCTGCTCCTTGCTTAGGACGAGGTGCAAGTATCTGTTCCCAATGAAGCCGTCTTCGACCTCGTTTAGCTCGATGCGCACTTTATAGATGTATATTTTTGTTGTATTGTCATAGCTCTTATCGGCGACCTTGGCGCTTCGTATGGGGAAAGTGGCGCTCACCGGTGCGGTCGCATTCAAATCGAGGTTCATTGGGCTCTTGAACTCGATGTAGGCAACATAGGTGCCGTTCTCGTTGTAAACAGGTATCTCTGTCCCAGACGGCGGGAGTGGAGCGAAGTAGTAGTAATCATAACCCTCCTGCTGTTTGGCGACTTCTCTCGTCGTTTTGTCCCCGAACATACCGAGGACACCGAGTGCCCGGTCTTTGTAGAACACGACAGCCAGCACAGCAATACCCACCAGGAGCAGTCCTATAATCAGCCTCTGCATTGTGGTTTCACCACAATATATAATAACCAAAACCCTTTAAGCCTCGTCACTTCTCCGGAGGGTTTACATACAACAAAAGACTGTGCCCCGGCCAGTTCCGTGAGTTTCTGACTCTTGGGGTGGAATCGTCGGGTCAGCCGTTTACCCACTCACAATAGATAGAGTCCCCGAATCCCACGACACTGACTATGGTACAACATTCTTGAAAAAAAAAGTAAAGTGGGTCAGGTCTTCACGAATGACCTGCGGAACCTCATCAGGATAGGCTTATCTCTCGAGATATAGCTTGAGAGCATAAAGAACTCGTGAAACTGCTCGCTCCTCATATTAACGATGTAATCGACCAGCCTCTCGTTAAATCTGTAGTAGTTCTTCAGCTGGCGGGCTTTGTTCTCGGAAAGGAGGCCGATGAAGACGGTGTTCAACTGCTCGAGTATCCTGTTGTCAATATCATCGGGGCTCTGGCTCGCTATCAGCATTGCGATGTTGAACTTCCTGACTTCCTTGATCATCTTCACAGCCGTCGCCACGAAGGTGTCCCCGAAGCGGCCGATGAGGCTCTTCAGCTCGGCGGTGTTGAAGTAGTTGTGCGCCTCGTCTATGAAGAGCACGATGGGGAGGCAGAGGTAGTCTGGGTTCTGCTGGTAAATGCTCATTCTGTAGCGGTAAAGTTCTTTGAGGAGCTTATGAACCATTAAGAGCGCTACAGTGGTTTCTACCCTTTGTCCCGCACCCGCCGAGGGTAGGCGGACAATAGTTACAGTGTAGGGTTTATCAATCTCCTCGACCCTGACCCGCTCATCTCCAGCAAAATCCCTCGTAATGGGGTTCCTTGCGAGGTTGTAGATGCGAGTGAAGACCCCAGTCCAGCTCTTTTTGTATTCCTTGATGTCGCTGACCCCAATTTCTGCAAGAACCTCCTCGGCGCTCTTCTCTTCGGCCCACCTCACGAGGTCGGTGAAGGTTTTTATGTCCTCGTGGTGCTTTATGTAGTCGAAGAGCTTTGTGAGCAAGTATTCCTGCTTCTGTCCGATGGCATCTTTCCCGCTCGAGCTCATCACTGTTGTCAAAGTTATGAAGTCGTCAGTCGTCATTTCGGAAAGCGGCACCTGGAAAGCTCTGTCCGTCCCGAACTCCTCGGCGAGGCTCTTTATCGTGATGGACTGCACTTTTAGGTTCTTCCCGCTCTTGCGGGCGAGGTCTTCGAGCTTTTTGAGGGCGAACCACTCACCGCTGACATCGAACACCACAACGGGGATGCCCCGGCGGATAAGCTCTTCAAGGGCGACGGAGGCGCCGTAAGACTTACCCGAACCAGACTTTCCAAAAATGCCCGAGTGGTTGTTCCCGAAGCTCTTAAAGGGCAGAGCGACCGCCGAGCCGTCAATCGTGTGCCCGATGCCGAGGAAAATTGCATTACTCAGTTCTCCGAGCTTCTCTCTCAGCTCCTCGGGCTTGAGAATGTACTTGATAATCTGCTTTATCCTCATAAGCTCGGCATCGAAACCGTTTTTTCCTGCCTGCTCGTATATGTCTTCGTGAGGCATAATGACCATTTCCTCGTGCTTCTCTATCCTGACCGGACGGTCTCCGGCCACGACGATGCCCTCGGAGATGGGGGCGGCCTGTCCTGCACTTGTGGCCGCTGGTGGGCTTCTGAGCCTTCCGGGGGCGCTCTCCTCACGGAGGCGGGCGAGGTCACTCGCGGTGAGGGCGCCGCGGGGAACGACGACCATCCGGCTCTCGACTTTCAATGGCGCCGGCTCAGCGGCCTTCTTGAAGAGGTAGAAGTTCATCGCCGCAACGACGAGGAAGACGACGACCGCGGCGGTGGCGGTTTCTGAAATGAAGTCGCCCGAAAGGGCATAGCCCGCGACGAAGAGCCCGATGGGCGCTGTGAGGAAAAGCGCGAAGATGACCGCGGCTATTAACCAGCCGGTTCTCATAGTTTCACCACACTGTATATAGAAGAAAGACCTTAAGCCTCAGGCTTTTTAGGGCGACAGTCGTCGTAACAACCACCGTTCTCTCGGGCTTGCTTCGTGGTAGGCCAAGGCGCCCAGCATAACGAGCGCCAAAAAGCCCAGGATCGCCGGCTTCCAAAGGACAAGGACAACCCCGGAAACGATGGCGATCACTCCGATGAGATTGTCAACGACTTCATCGCCAAGCTCCAATGTCACCACCGTGGAAAAATAAGAAAAAGTGGCTTAAGACCTCAGCAGGTTCGGGAGCACAGGGAGAATTATCGCGAGGAGGAGCGAGTACAGGATAATGAACTCCGGCAAAACCCTCTGCGGCCACGGGAGCCACAACAGGGCGGAGATGGGGGCGACGAGGGCGAGAACAAAGAAGAACTTGACGATACCCCGGCCGGTGCGCCCAAGCGGCCTGTACGGCCCGTAGCTGGCCGTCTGCTTCGAATATTCCTCGAGAAGGTCGAGGGGGTCGATCTCAATAATCGCCTTGTATTCGTTCCGCTTCTTCTTCCGCCCCCTCGTCTTCCGAACAGACACGGGTGCGCGGACATTTTTCTTCTTTTTCCGCCTCGCGGCCATTTTCACCACCCCTCAGATGACCGTAACCCGTGGGATCACCGCTCCGCAGGTGTGATAAACCTGGAACCCCTTTATGACGACTTCCTCCCTCCAGCGCTCGTCGGTCGGGCTTATAACAAGCTGGTGGCCATCTTCGCAGAAAACCCGGGCTCCCTGCAGGTTTTTGAGGAGAACCGACGGCTCGGGAACCCTAAAAACACGAGCGGGCGCCACAGGGCAGATGCGGGTGATGGCATAGGTGTTCTCTTCATTGTCTTCGAAGAAAATCAGCTTCACCGGGTTCGTCAGTAGGGCATACTTCTCCTTGAGGGCAGTATCAACCGAGTGGAGCGGCCGAAAGTCGTTGTTGTAGAAAAAGAGGCCGATATCCCGACCGTTGAGTATCGACGAGGTTTTCCCGAGGCGGTGGGCGAACTCCTGAAGGAGGCCGTCTTTCTCCTCGTCGTAACGAACCGCCTCGTAGAGCGCCGCAAAAGTGTTAATATAAGCCCTCTCCACTCCAAAGTTCCAATCGTGCCTCAGTATCACTTTCTCCGCTCTGCGGAGCCAGTCGGCCTTCGTGAGGTCGCAGAAGAGGTCTAAAACCGCTTGGGCAGTTTTGGACTGCGCACTTATCACATTATCACCATACAACAAGTATAGAAAAGTCTTTAAGACTCGAGTTCATCTGCGAGGATGCCCAGTCGGCGGTAGAACTCCAGCTCCCTTTTCGTTGCCTTTCTCGGCCAATGGACAACGACTCGGGGTTCATAGTCATAGAAAACGAACTTCCGCACTTTGAAGTTAGCCACTACGGTGTAAATGCTTGTGAGGGCAACGGAGGTCGTGAAAGCGAGGGCGAGCTGTCTTATGAACCCAGGGGACAATTTCAAGGCGGTAGAGCTCGCCGCCAAGGCGAGGAGGGCGATCAGGAAGGGAATGACAATATCCCTGTTCATAACACTCCACCTCCAATTAAAAATAAGTAGAAAAGTGTTTAAGGGTTCAAAGTCTTTTCTCAAGGCTTAAATGCACGAGGTATGCGAGGACAAGCGCATTTATCAACCCCTCATCGTCGAGCACCCTGTCCTCTTCTTTCACATCTTTATCATCATAGAGTTCATTCAACTGCACTTCGATGAAGCGCTTCACGAGTGCCTCGAACCTATCCATAGTTTTCGCTACACTTTCCCATTCTTGTGGTGCTTGGCCATATATGTCAACAAGGTTGCCTCTCTGGTCATCTGCAACATCTGCCCTCGCAACAATATGATCGACTTCGAACTTATCTTTTTCAACGAATTTACCCTCGAGGAATGTGTCTTTTGAATCGTGTTCATCGCGAGGGATGAGCCTGTAGAGCACAAAAGCTTCCTGACCGAGGTCGTTTATAAACCTTTCAAGCACGATGTAATTCCTGTTTTTAAAGAGTGCATATGTCGCCGTGAAATGTATATCATCGTCCCACAGGTATGTAGCTTCAATTTTGAGAGGTTCGACCTCTTCAATCCCTGATTTCGTGACTTCGAAGACCCTAATGAGCCAGAGTTCCCTGTTCTCTTTCCAGTTCTTTTCAACGACAACATCTCTGTCTTTTTCAACATCATACACTTGTGCGAAGTAGTTTTTAAAGAGGCACCTCGGCGATATTTCATAATTCCGAGGTTCTTCTTTTAACAGGCACATATCAACTGATAGTGTTATGAGCTTCACATCACAAACATCAACACTGCCGATGAGCGCCTCGTGCCCGAGTATCGCTTCAAAATCGATGTGTTTTTTACCAACCGGCTTCATCGTTTCACCAACATAATCATATAACAAAAATCCCTTAAACTGACTGTTACAATCGGCACCCAGAAATCCGGGCAATTCCCAATTATGTCACCACAGAAAGTTATATTGTGTTACACTATCACAACCAAAATCGGACAAAATAGAAAGAAGCCTGACCGGGGCGCTCAGCCGGTTTCATAGTCGCCAAAAGCCTCATCTGCAAGGATACGGCTCAGAAGAGCTTCAACCTCACGAACCCGGGGGTCATCGGAGTCGAACCCTATTTTTTCTTCTGGTTCTTTTTCTTCGAGGTCGGGGAGGGGGAAGGGGAGCTTTTCGGCTGTGAGGCCGTTTTTTTGCCTGAGCTCCTCAACGAGGGCTTTGTGGTCGTCAACGAGATCGTCCCAGGCCAGCCTGCCCAGAGCGGTGAGGAAGGGGTCGAACAGGGATATGATGTGGATTTTCTCCACCTCGGCGACGGCTTCAACAATCTCCAGCTCGGTAAGGAGCTCTCTGAGGCGGAAGAAGCCTTCGAGCACCTCGATCTTGATGTCTTCCTCGTCGAAGAAGCCGGCTTCATAGGCTTGCAGGAGGGCGGTAACCTCGTCGAAGAGTTTTTCTATCTCCTTCACGACCTCTTCCCTGCGGGCAGAGATAATGACGGTCGCGGCGGGCTTCTCGGCGCTCACAAAGAGGGGGGCGACCTTTTCGAGGACAGTGCGGGCTTCGCGGGGGCTAACGATGTTTTCGAGCACTTCGAACACTTTGCGGTCGTCCATACTTTCACCAATAGTAATAGTGGACAAAGGGGTTTAAGACTCGTGGGTTGTGGCGGCGACGAGAAATTTTATATATCTCAAGTGGATATATGTGGGTAGGTATATATGGGGGTACTGGGATATGGGGTTGAGAAATCTCGAGGAACCGGAGGAGATAAAGGAGTTCATCAGAAAAGTCAGGGCTGACCTCGGAGGAGACAACAACATAGATAGCGATGCTCTCGCTGTATGGACTTTCAATAAACTTCCAAAATACTTCTGGGACAACTGGAAGGCTGAACTAAAGGAAATGGGTATAAAATGGCAATTGTTTCTCAAAGTGCTCAAGATGCATACTGACGACTTTATAAAATGGGCACTCTATGGCAAGATGGAGTGGAGCGAAGTCGTCGAGAGAGTCAGCTCGACGGTAGAGCAGTATGCGGAAAAGAGGTGATAAGGTTGGAGAGAAAGCTCGACGAATTCATCGGGGCAAGTACAAAACCCGTGAAGAAGATCAAAGAGCTGGAAAAGCTTGGTGAGAACAAATACCGCGACAAATCGTGGGACTTCACAACGGCCGACACCAAAATCCTTACTCACGGCCTCCACAGCTATCCAGCAATGATGATCCCGCAGGTTGCGCGAAAGGCTATCGAACTTTGGGGTAAAGGCGCGAAATACATCCTCGACCCGTTTATGGGGAGTGGTACCGTCCTCGTTGAAGCCAAAATCCACGATATCAACTCATACGGCTTTGACATAAACCCTCTGGCCGTCCTTCTGGCTAAGGTTAAAACAACACCCATAGATCCAAGACTTCTGAAAAAAGAGTTCGACCACATAGTCGAGGGAACAAGAGAGAAAATCGAAAAGCTGAACAAGGGACAGCTCGATGTGGAGATTCCGGACTACTACAACATAGATTACTGGTTCAAGCCCCACATATCGAAACAGCTTGTCTTGCTCAAGGAGGAGATATGGGCCGTCGAGGATGAGGATGTTCGTGACTTTTTCAAGGTGGCATTCAGCGAGACGGTTAGATATGTGAGCAATACGAGAAACTCCGAACATAAACTCTACCGCATTCCCGAAAACAAACTCGCCACCTGGAACCCCGATGTCCTGCAGACATTCATAAAATATGCGCGGAGAAACATACAGAAAATGGGGGAGTTCTATAGGATAGCAAGAGATAAAGAGGCTTTGGCCGAACCGATGTTTCACAATGTCCTCAAACCAGCCAAAATTAAAAAGATCGATATGGTACTCACATCACCACCCTACGGAGATAGCCGCACGACGGTGGCCTACGGCCAGTTTTCTCGACTTTCATTACAGTGGATGGATTTGGACTACGAGTATGTCCGGAAGATTGACAAAATCGCGCTCGGTGGAAAGCCGACGAAGACATTGGAGCACGATATCCCTTCTGAGAGGCTCGATAAGGTTATCCAGAAAATAGCGGAGATCGACGAGAAGAGGGCGCGGGATGTCCTGAGTTATTTCGTGGACTTCTATAAGGCTAGTAAAATCCTTGACAACTACCTCAACGATGGAGGATATGTAGTCTTCGTTGTCGCCAACCGCACGGTGAAGGGCATCAGGATACCAACCGATGAGATTTATGTCGATATGTTCAGGAGTTTTGGCTATAAGCACGAGATTACCTTTGTAAGGACAATTCCAAACAAACGGATGCCTCATAGGGTCTCCCCGAGCAATAAAAAAGGAGAGACAGTCAGCACGATGGCATACGAGAATATCGTAGTTCTTAGGAAGATATAGTTTCTTTTTCGTCCATCTTTTCAAGCCATCTGAAAAGACTTTTCTCTTTTCCATCATTAGGGTTTTTGTCTGGTTCTTCACTGGAACTCCGCTCTTCCAGTAATTTCTGGATATCTCCAAGCAGATGGGAAAGTTTATACAATCCTTCACGATAGTAGGGAATTTTCTCCTGATACCCCTTGTAAACTTCTATTTCATTCATCAGCACCCGAATCTTATTCTCGAGATTCTGGATGTCGACTTCTAATTTTGAACGGATTTTGGTACTTGGTAGCTTCTTCCCAAGTTGCCGTTTCTTTTTGGATAGTTTTTCATTGGTTTTGTCCATCTTTTCCTGAAGTTTGGAAATCCTTTCCCCTATGGCCTTCTCGAGTTCTTCGAGAGCATCCGAGAGCACATAGAAACGATCGTCTCTCACATATACCCTTTCCACCCCCGAGTCCATCAGGGCAAATATTGGATATAGAGTTATCTTTTCATCCAAGGTTACGAACCACATTTTGAGGTGTTCTTCAGGATACCTTATTTTCAGGACAGCAAGTTCCCCAACGACTTCGCGCCATCTCTCTCGTACTCTATGTTTTGCCGAGATTAGTAAAAAATCGGAAGGTGAGAGTGGAAAATTCCCTGTTACATACTTCTCTAATTCGACCCTTGCAGGGATGTTTCTTTTTAGTGGGACAATGAAATCAATATTTTCCCCAGCTCTTCGTCGTATTGTCTTATCTTTCCCTTTACTCACGGTCAAGGGATATATTGGGATGAAACTCTTTCTGACATAGGGGATATCCGCTTTATCAAGGAACACTGACAGTACAATTTCAAAGGCATCGCCTCCTCTCGAGAATTTGCTTTGGAAAAACGACTCTGTAAATTTTTGTATCTTCTCTGAAAAACAATCATCGGATTCTTTGGTATTTTCACCAAATTCCTCGTTACATTCCTGTCTGACACGGTCTCTATATTCCTTCAGTATCTCGTCACGGTGATTTAGATAGAGATCGCGCGACTTCAGTATAATGTCGGCTATAGCGCTCGATATCCCTTCCGAGTTTAGCAGGGTGTCGATATCATACCCAAGTTCTGATATTGCGCGCTCTATCAGCCGGTGTGTAGGAGGGACATTCTCTGTAATCCTTTTGTTATATTCCCCCATTGGGCCTCCCCCTCATAACAACAACAGCAACGGGATATAATCCGTTATTTTCTTCGTCCCCCCACGGTGACGATCCTTTTCTAGGATAATCGGTTTCTCACAGTCGATGTCTTCGGGGATTTTTTCTCCCAACAAGTCGATCTCCCGAGCATAAAGTTCGAGTATGTCCCTCTTTCGGATTCTCCAAGCTGTCCCGTGGTTGTGCGGACGACCATCAGGATAACGGCCGAAACGAATATCAAGAACGATTTTTCCTTCTTTCACGAGTTCTATGAATCTCTCGGCGCTAAAACCCGAGTACAGTTTTGCACTTTTCAGCCTAAACTCTTCACTACCTTCTCTCCTTCGGGTTTCTGCCTCAATAACGAGCAGACATCCGCTCAATTTTCTCGCGATCCGATTTAGAATCTCTTCTACCGGATAGCAAACGACGACATCATTTGGAAGTTTTGGGTTTGCAGGGTTGAACTTCTTCTTTGTTACGACACACACCACTTTTTTTCCATCAATCTCCCGGATGTCAAGTTTAAACTGCTGTGTATTGGAAGTATATTTGTGTGCATAGACTGTGATATGAAAAACGGGGCCACCGTTTTCATCTCCAGTCTTTTCGAAATTATTCACAAGACACTCAAGTGTCCAGCCGACATTTCTATACTCTCTTGGTGGTTCGAAAGTTATGAGGGTCACCAGACTTGAAGTGTAACTGCGGGAACTCTTAACTTCGATTCCCCCAATATCGGGAAGCTGTATGTTGTTCTCCTTTATTCCAAGTAGATCTTCGAAAGTTTTTCCGATACCAGTATCGTGCCGCCTTTTCGATGGGATCCACCCCATCTCTTTTATCTCCAAGAGGCGCTGTTTCAACTCCGCCAGAGATTTTATTTCGGTCATTTCCCCCACCATCATAGACACCCGGTTCGGAGATATGGTTGCTTGGACTCATAAAGTTGACGGGCCCGAATTGTAAGGTGGGTTCACTGGTAACAGATACTACTATAAACCCACCACAGGTAAAACAATTGGGGGTGGAAAACGGGGTGGTCTTGGAGGAGATTTTGGGACTCACCGGGATTGTCGCAGGGGACAGGCGAAAACTAACCACGGCTATCAAAACCGCACAGGCTGTATTCTTCTACTATTCGTTGATCTTGCTGGTTGTTTTGTTGCTTCCCCAGGGGACTGCAGTACTCAAGATCTTCGGGTTGGCCATTTTCGTGGGCACTTACCTACTTTTCCGCATCGGGCTGAAACGAAGAAGTAGGGGGCGGATGAAAGAGAAGAGGGAAGCGATTTTCAAGGCCCTCAAAAAGATGGTCGTCAACTTGATGAAGAAACCAACAACCGATATGGACGAGGCAGTCAGGGAGATAGGAGAAGAACTCTCCAAACTCTTCATAAAAATCCCCCTCTCGGTGTGGGTTTTGGATGCTCTCAGGGAGTTCGAGCGGCTCCTATTCCCAGCTGTTGTTCTGTACTTCCTTTTCTATAAACTGCTCTTGATCTGGTGGGTTGAGGCGCTCGAATATCTCAAACCAACGACGGCAAACCTCGAGGCGGGAGTTGTTGGTTATCTTGCGGCCACGGTGTTAATCTCGCTCCTCAGCATCGACATAACACTCTTCGAAAAGGCGATTCGGAAGAAATACCGCAAGGACAGGCTGAAATTCTATGCCAGCTGGGTGGGATTTGGTATTTATTACCTCCTTGGGCCGCATTTCCTGTTCGTTTTTATGTTTCAGGAGCTCACAGAGATTGAGCCAAAAACATCAGAGTACCTGCTTCGGTACAAATCCGGAACCAGCCTCAATAAAACGAGGCCTGTCGAGAACGAGGCCTTGGAATTCTTGAAGGTTATTACTCACGATTACGAAGTCAGACCCATACTCAATCCAGAGAAGGTTATCAGCGACCACGGAGAGATGGTCTCAAATATCGATTATATGTTTCAGAGCGCGGCGCCTACAGCCGTCGGAACACTGAGAAACACCTATGTTGTTATAGATAACAACACTGGGCGACTTTCGATAATCCACATAGTTCTTGAGAGGGTGGTTGAGGAGCGGTCGCGGTTCTGGGTGGTGATGCGGGGGCCAAAGTTAGATATGAAGTACAACCATTTCATTCGGGTCTCCGAAGTGTACTTCAAAGGAAGCATCGTAGGCGAGGTGGTGCGGAAAATATCGGATGAGATGGACGGCTGAAATCGGACAAAACCCTCGATTTGTAGCGCGACAAAATCACAACCACTTTGTCCCACTGCAGTTGTTCTATCAACCCGAGCCCGCCTCTCTGTGGGACAAAACCCTTTCTACCATAATTGTCCTGAAGAGGACAAAAGGTTTATATATTATTTTGTCCCATATTACTACGGTGGTGAAGATGGCTGTGTTCGCTTATCTAAGAGTGAGCACGAGCGAGCAGGACATCAACAGTCAGCGCCAGTCCATTCTCAAGAAAATCAGGGAGCTGGGGGTCAATCACGAGGAGGTCATATGGTTCAAGGAAGAGGCTATGTCCGGCTCCGTTCCTGCTTTAAAGAGACCAATTTTCTCCAAATTATTCGAAGAACTCGAGGAGGGAGATATACTCATTGTTGCAGAGTTGTCGAGGTTGGGGCGCTCTTTAAATGATGTGATAACACTACTCAACACCCTCATCAATGAAAAAAGAGTTAGGATCGTCTCAGTTAAAGAGAACCTGGACAGCGCCGGCGATACGATGTATTTCAAGATATTCTCAACAATCATCTCATTATTCGCGGATTTGGAGAGAGAATTCATTAGGATGCGGACGAAGGACGGGCTGGAGCGAGCTCGGAAGCAGGGGAAGCGACTCGGTCGTCCCCGGAAGCTGAACTATAAGTCAATACTGAGGCTGTGGGAAGAGGGTAAGTCGATTCAGGAGATAGCCGACTTACTCGACTACAAATACAGCAGTGTTCGTAAGGTAATAGAACGAATGCGAAAGCGAGGCATCGTCGAGCAGGGAGAACAAAGAAAAGTTAGATGGGATATTGTGGATATGTTGTAAGTGTTGTCTCATAGGTCATCTTGCACTTTTTACGATTTTGCACGAACTCAATATGTGTTGTCCATTTTATTGTGCTCATTCCCCACCCTCGAATCTCTTTTCGTAAAATTCCCGTCTCAACTCCGCATATACCCTGTAGAACTCCTCATCGTGCTCTTTCCAGTTCTTATAACCTGCATCTTTGAGCTTTTTATGTGTGAGCTCGTGTAGGAGGAGTTCGAAGAGGCCCCAGCGGGCAAGGGCGGTTGGGGTGGCCCGCACAACAACGAGGTCTTTGGTGCCAGAAGAGGCCGTCCCGGGGCGGAAGCCACCGTCCGGCCATTTTCGTCCCCGTTCCCGCTCAACGACGAGTTCGACTTCTTCCCAGCACAGCTCTTTGAGAATTTTCCGCGCTTCGTTCACGATGTCCACAGTGAACTCCAGCAACAATAGTAGCAATTGCACCTTAAACCTTCGAATTAGGTTAGACCAACCTAAAAGCTTCCACTTCCGAACATAGGGGGATATACCTTGTTTCGGAAGTGGAAAGTGTGTGAGGTGGGGGTTCCGATCCTTTAAACCCCTTTTGTCATATAATTAGCTGGTGAAACTATGAAAGGGTATCTCTCGGTCAAGAGGTTGTTCGTGCTTGCAGATGTTGTTTTTCCGCTTTATAGAGAAGAAAGTGAGGTTCTCGTGAAACACAACCTGTGGGAGCTCAAAACAGCGAAAGGAACCTCGCTCTTCTACAAAAAGCCGACAGCCATCACGATCAAGGGGCAGAGGATAGTACTGGTTGATATCCCCTCCGCTGTCGCCCTGGCGCATTTTCAGGAAAAGATAGAAGCCTGCGAAGGGGATAAGCT from Thermococcus sp. MAR1 includes these protein-coding regions:
- a CDS encoding ATP-binding protein is translated as MRTGWLIAAVIFALFLTAPIGLFVAGYALSGDFISETATAAVVVFLVVAAMNFYLFKKAAEPAPLKVESRMVVVPRGALTASDLARLREESAPGRLRSPPAATSAGQAAPISEGIVVAGDRPVRIEKHEEMVIMPHEDIYEQAGKNGFDAELMRIKQIIKYILKPEELREKLGELSNAIFLGIGHTIDGSAVALPFKSFGNNHSGIFGKSGSGKSYGASVALEELIRRGIPVVVFDVSGEWFALKKLEDLARKSGKNLKVQSITIKSLAEEFGTDRAFQVPLSEMTTDDFITLTTVMSSSGKDAIGQKQEYLLTKLFDYIKHHEDIKTFTDLVRWAEEKSAEEVLAEIGVSDIKEYKKSWTGVFTRIYNLARNPITRDFAGDERVRVEEIDKPYTVTIVRLPSAGAGQRVETTVALLMVHKLLKELYRYRMSIYQQNPDYLCLPIVLFIDEAHNYFNTAELKSLIGRFGDTFVATAVKMIKEVRKFNIAMLIASQSPDDIDNRILEQLNTVFIGLLSENKARQLKNYYRFNERLVDYIVNMRSEQFHEFFMLSSYISRDKPILMRFRRSFVKT
- a CDS encoding MvaI/BcnI family restriction endonuclease; amino-acid sequence: MVGEMTEIKSLAELKQRLLEIKEMGWIPSKRRHDTGIGKTFEDLLGIKENNIQLPDIGGIEVKSSRSYTSSLVTLITFEPPREYRNVGWTLECLVNNFEKTGDENGGPVFHITVYAHKYTSNTQQFKLDIREIDGKKVVCVVTKKKFNPANPKLPNDVVVCYPVEEILNRIARKLSGCLLVIEAETRRREGSEEFRLKSAKLYSGFSAERFIELVKEGKIVLDIRFGRYPDGRPHNHGTAWRIRKRDILELYAREIDLLGEKIPEDIDCEKPIILEKDRHRGGTKKITDYIPLLLLL
- a CDS encoding DNA methyltransferase, which encodes MERKLDEFIGASTKPVKKIKELEKLGENKYRDKSWDFTTADTKILTHGLHSYPAMMIPQVARKAIELWGKGAKYILDPFMGSGTVLVEAKIHDINSYGFDINPLAVLLAKVKTTPIDPRLLKKEFDHIVEGTREKIEKLNKGQLDVEIPDYYNIDYWFKPHISKQLVLLKEEIWAVEDEDVRDFFKVAFSETVRYVSNTRNSEHKLYRIPENKLATWNPDVLQTFIKYARRNIQKMGEFYRIARDKEALAEPMFHNVLKPAKIKKIDMVLTSPPYGDSRTTVAYGQFSRLSLQWMDLDYEYVRKIDKIALGGKPTKTLEHDIPSERLDKVIQKIAEIDEKRARDVLSYFVDFYKASKILDNYLNDGGYVVFVVANRTVKGIRIPTDEIYVDMFRSFGYKHEITFVRTIPNKRMPHRVSPSNKKGETVSTMAYENIVVLRKI
- a CDS encoding recombinase family protein, with product MAVFAYLRVSTSEQDINSQRQSILKKIRELGVNHEEVIWFKEEAMSGSVPALKRPIFSKLFEELEEGDILIVAELSRLGRSLNDVITLLNTLINEKRVRIVSVKENLDSAGDTMYFKIFSTIISLFADLEREFIRMRTKDGLERARKQGKRLGRPRKLNYKSILRLWEEGKSIQEIADLLDYKYSSVRKVIERMRKRGIVEQGEQRKVRWDIVDML